The following are encoded together in the Campylobacter concisus genome:
- a CDS encoding sulfite exporter TauE/SafE family protein translates to MLFVELFIIGIGVGYIAGFFGIGGGTVVVPIMVAFGYDIKTAIGISVMQMIFSATFGSYLNYKAGLLKLNRGVFLGLGGLVGASFSGIIVSHTPELLLELLLLATFIFSLIKLYFTPNSDGTNANNSVFLLFLVGFCIGALAISIGIGGGVFIAPILVGFLRYDMKKAVSMGVFFVMFAAIAGFISLSLNGHISYAEGIFLGLGSLIGAYFGTKKTQNTDKKTLKKWFLVFYIAMICLILKDMFFE, encoded by the coding sequence ATGCTTTTTGTTGAACTTTTTATAATTGGTATCGGCGTTGGATACATCGCTGGCTTTTTTGGCATCGGTGGCGGCACGGTCGTCGTTCCTATAATGGTCGCCTTTGGATATGACATAAAAACTGCTATTGGCATAAGCGTCATGCAAATGATATTTAGTGCGACTTTTGGCTCGTATCTAAACTACAAAGCTGGCCTTTTAAAACTAAATCGCGGCGTATTTTTAGGTCTTGGAGGATTGGTCGGAGCTAGCTTTAGTGGCATCATAGTATCTCACACGCCTGAGCTTTTACTCGAACTGCTCTTGCTTGCAACTTTTATCTTTTCACTCATAAAACTATACTTCACACCAAATAGCGACGGTACAAATGCGAACAACTCAGTGTTTTTGCTATTTTTAGTTGGTTTTTGTATAGGTGCACTTGCCATTAGTATAGGCATAGGCGGTGGGGTTTTTATAGCTCCTATTTTAGTTGGCTTCTTGCGCTATGATATGAAAAAAGCCGTTTCTATGGGCGTATTTTTCGTTATGTTTGCAGCCATTGCTGGCTTCATCTCACTCTCACTAAATGGTCACATCTCATACGCTGAGGGCATATTTTTAGGTCTTGGCTCGCTAATAGGCGCATACTTTGGCACTAAAAAGACGCAAAATACCGACAAAAAAACACTTAAAAAATGGTTTTTGGTCTTTTACATAGCGATGATATGTTTGATATTAAAAGATATGTTTTTTGAGTAA
- a CDS encoding anthranilate synthase component I family protein, with protein MLLEQPLFYYEVIREKFKNSYLAEDKTQTIIGIDCEYIDEKDMDFYGLRSYFDTNRNKSLAPFAGLFGVFAYDGVRYFEYIGEEKAKKYEFPKFIYADAKAYLHFDKMSKIYTFYGDKNKYYDFLLDAKVECKNKEQSKFSIRTDLSKEKKHFEDMVELAKEYIRSGDVFQVVLGELLEISTNMSSLDFYKKLSLTNPSPYMFHFPTPYGDVVGSSPELVFEMKSEQIFVAPIAGTRPRGSDANADAALENELLSDEKELAEHKMLIDLARNDIGRVSEPKSVFVKNAMHIQKYEKVIHIVSDVYGKCAKGLDLFDVLASIFPAGTLSGAPKIRAMQIINELEISERNIYGGGIGFLHFNGDAQVAILIRSAIFVPSENGFSDVFVGAGAGIVYDSKSEREYAEICHKRASVLNVFKNNAKEF; from the coding sequence ATGCTCTTAGAACAACCATTGTTTTATTATGAAGTGATTAGAGAAAAATTTAAAAATAGCTACCTAGCCGAGGATAAGACGCAAACGATTATAGGCATTGATTGCGAATATATCGATGAAAAGGATATGGATTTTTATGGGCTTAGAAGTTATTTTGATACAAATCGTAATAAATCTTTAGCTCCGTTTGCGGGGCTCTTTGGTGTTTTTGCTTATGATGGTGTGAGATATTTTGAATATATCGGAGAAGAGAAAGCTAAAAAGTACGAATTTCCAAAATTTATCTATGCCGATGCAAAAGCTTATCTACACTTTGACAAGATGAGTAAAATTTATACATTTTATGGAGATAAGAATAAATATTATGACTTTTTGCTTGATGCGAAAGTTGAATGCAAAAATAAAGAGCAGAGTAAATTTAGTATAAGAACTGATCTTAGTAAAGAAAAGAAACACTTTGAGGATATGGTTGAGTTAGCAAAAGAGTATATAAGAAGTGGCGATGTATTTCAGGTGGTGCTTGGTGAATTACTTGAAATTTCAACGAATATGAGTAGTCTAGACTTTTATAAAAAGCTCTCACTTACAAATCCAAGCCCATATATGTTTCATTTTCCTACACCTTATGGCGATGTGGTTGGCTCTTCGCCAGAGCTTGTTTTTGAGATGAAAAGTGAGCAAATTTTTGTAGCTCCGATCGCAGGCACAAGGCCTAGAGGAAGCGATGCAAATGCAGATGCAGCACTTGAAAATGAGCTTTTAAGTGACGAAAAGGAGCTGGCTGAACATAAAATGCTAATCGATCTTGCCAGAAATGACATCGGCAGGGTTTCAGAACCAAAAAGTGTATTTGTAAAAAATGCAATGCATATCCAAAAATATGAAAAAGTAATTCATATCGTAAGCGATGTCTATGGCAAGTGCGCTAAAGGGCTTGATCTTTTCGACGTCTTAGCTAGTATTTTTCCAGCTGGCACGCTAAGTGGTGCCCCAAAAATAAGAGCTATGCAGATAATCAATGAGCTTGAAATTTCTGAGCGAAATATCTATGGCGGTGGCATTGGATTTTTACATTTTAATGGCGATGCTCAGGTTGCTATTCTTATTCGATCAGCCATATTTGTGCCAAGTGAAAATGGCTTTAGTGATGTATTTGTGGGGGCTGGAGCTGGTATAGTTTATGACTCAAAGAGCGAAAGAGAATACGCTGAAATTTGCCATAAGCGAGCAAGCGTGCTAAATGTATTTAAAAATAACGCAAAAGAGTTTTAG